TTTTTTCAAGCCCGATCTATAAGTGGATTGAAGACTTGAGTTACCTTTGTAACGAATGCCAACATGGTACCACTCGGTGTCGTTAAATTTAAACGAGCAGGGGTAGAACGAAGGATCATCAAAATCAAGCGATTCTCCCGGTCGGCTGCTACCGGAGCTTAATATTGATGAAAGGTTGGATTGCATAGAAGTCCAATCATCGCTGTCAATAGTGATATCAAAACGTAAAACCTCGCTTTGGTTAAATACCATATCGTAATTTAGTGTTGCAGCAGAGCTGTGGGTGGCATCATCCCAGTCCGAGTAATCGGTCATATCCACAATTTCTTGTTCTTCTTCCTCCTCTTCTTCTACTTCAGTTACCAGATTCTCGTCGCGACAAGCGGCAAAAATTAGCAATAGAAGGGTTGTTGTAAACAGGCTTATTTTTTTCATTGTGTTGTAATTTTTATTCCCCTTTATGCTCTGAAAAGGCAAAGAATCATCCCTTTGGAGCATTGCAGGACTTGTTTAAAATTTAATTTTGTATCCGATGTTGATAATGTGTTTGTTAAGGTAGTCGGAATTGTAATAATCAAACTCGTAGCTCACACCCAGGTAATTCTTTTTAAAGAGCTTGTAATCGGCACCAACAGAGTACCTTGTTTTGTACAGTTCACCTTCGTTTAAATCCTGAAACAGCTGGACAGCCATATAAGGATTGATTTTAAAGTTGGGGACATCATACTTTACTTTTGCTTTGTAGCGCAAAAACTGTTTGTCGTCAATATCATCGTCGGCATAATTGCTGTACATCAGGCGAAAGGAGGGTTCGAAGCGGCCAAATTTTTTCTCGGCGGTGGCGCTAAAACCGTATCGTCCCATGTATTCTGTATCTTTTTCATCGCGCACATTACCTATTAAACCGTAGGTGGCACCCAATGTAAACAGTTTAGAAGCCTTATACTCCAGCTCACCTTCAAGTAAGTACTTGTCTAGCGAAAAACTATCATCAAAACGCAACTCGGGGCTGATGGTAAACTTTACTTTTTTTAGCGGTTTAAAGTTTAAGTCGAGTTTTGTTCTGGTCTGAAATTCGTTCTCAACTTCCTGGGCAAATGCAGTAGTTCCTGTACATAAAAGAAATATAACTGCCAGTATTTTAATTTTTGTTTTCATCTTAAAAATCTTGTGGTTTCACTCTTAAATTTATATCGAAGCTTTTTTATAAGGGCCCAAAAAAGGGATGTTGTTTCTTTTTATGGGTGTGCTAAGAATGGTTTTCGTCGCTTTTGCCATTCACATTAAAATAGAGTGTAATGTCGGCAACGTCTTTCAAAAAGTCTATTTTCTGAATCTCGTAACGTTTAATATTAATTCCGGTACGTGCTTTCAAATCGGCCAAAAGCACTTCTTTTTTGTCGTCATGTATGTTCTCTATTTTTTCGTAAATCAAACGTATCGAGCCTTCTTGTTTCAGCATTAAGCGTTTTTCAAGCAGCCACAAACCAAAAACAATGGCCGAGTTGGTAAAAATTAATTCAACGTAACTCACTTTTTTGTTGGCCAGGGCATTTATTACTGAAATGCCGATAACAATAAAAAGGTAGGTCATTTCCTTAATGGGGATGGCATCGGTGCGGTAACGTATAATTCCGAAGATGGCAAATAAACCAAGAGCAAAACCGAGCTCGAGCTTAACGCTGTTTAGCAAAAAACTTAAAAGAAATACAACGGTGCCAACGGCCAAAAAACTAAAATAGAAGTCTTTGCGGCGGCTGTTTCGGGCATACATGTAGTGCACCACCAAAAAACTTACAAAAAGGTTAAGGGCCAGGCGCACCAAAAGCTCCGAAAAGTCGCCCACGTTTATCAATTTAATGTCTAAGAATCGAAGGCGCTCTTCCCAATTGGCCAATTCTGTTAATTCTGTCGACGCAACATTTTTAATGGTGTCGATTACTGTTTCTGTTTCACTCATGATTTTTAATTAAAGGTTGTACAAACTGTGTTTTGTGCTGATGGTTTTTTCAATCATCCTGATTTTGTGTTTAAAAGCGTTGCGTTTTATTGAAGAGTCGGTAACCGTTCGGCCAATACAATATTTGCTGAATCCGGAGGTTTTTATCCGGTGGTTGCGCAATGCTCTGGCTAGTGGCGATGCTGCCGGCGAACCATCGGCTTTTATTTCAACAATAACGAGCTCGTTAAGTGCAATTTGCTTTTGTAAGGTTTTAAACTGCAGGTTAAAATCAATGGTGCATCGTTCTTTAAAGTTGCGGTTTACCAAAGTAATGCGCGAAAAATTATTGGTTAATGAGGGCGATAACTCTTCAACAGAAAAAGGTGTTATTTCCTGTAAAAATGAATTTTCTGCTTCACTGAAATTGTTATTAAATTCAGTTGGAATGCGTTTTTTTATCGTACGGCCCTTATTGTTTTTAAATTTTACTTCTAAAAAACTAATGCCGCTGTTAACATAGCTTCTGCGTCTTATTTTATAACGGTTGAGTTTGCCATTATGGTGGGCAGTAAACATACCATCGGTATCGGTATCGTAATAAATAGTACAGTAAGGAAGTGCTACTTCGTTTTTCATGGTAAGAATAAAGTAATGGTCTTGAACCGATTCGAGCAATTGGTGCAGCTGTTTAATGTTGAACCAGTATTTTGTGTCGGTTCGGTTCATCAGTTTTACCTTATCCATTTCATCTAACCTTATGGGGGCGAAATAATCTGTTTCCTTAGTATTCATAATTGTTAAATATTGATTACACAAATAGTACAGAACTGTTAATTTTTTCCCTAAAGTATCCTTGCAATTATTTATTCTAAAAAGAAATCGACGAATCGGGAGATTTTCCAAACGAGTTTTTCAGATCATACATTTACCTTGCTGACCGGAGGTTTTTTAGAGGTATTCCATTAATATGAATAAAGTGCAGACCTGGATTAGTAATGCAGCTTAAACTAACAAAACCACCAAAAAAATAGGAAAACAATGCCATTGTTTTCCTATTTAAGGCTGCTAAAAAACCTGTACGCTTTTTTACATTAAGGCCTTGACCTAGCTTGTTTCTTTTGTTGTTTTTTCAGGTACGCCGCAAATAATTCTTGTTGTTCATCGCTTAAAACAGCTGTTACTTTCTTCTCCATCGAAGCTTTTAAGGCCTCCATTTTACTTCTGTCGGGGCGGCCGGAACCGGTAGCTTTTTCAACAGCTGCAAAATGCTCCTGGTAAATTGCCAATACCTGTGTTTGCTGGTCTTCGTTTAACTGGATGTCAGCTGCAAGCTCAGCCACCATTTTCTTAATTTGTTTTGAATTTGGAATTGGTGGAGGACCTTGTTGTCCGCCTCCGTTGACTCCCGGAGGTTGCGCGAAAATAACCGTACTGGTTGCCATTAAAATCAGCATAATTATTACTCCAATGGTAGTCACTAAAAATTTTTTTTTGTCTTGTTGTTCTGTTGTTTTCATTTTGTTAAACTTTTTTGTTCAAAATTGTTGTTTTATTTCCCCATAACTTCCCGGGGTAGACGACTTATAATTGTTTAAACAAGTGCATTTTAGTAGCATTTGCATTTCAAATAAAAGAGATACTGAAATGAAATTTAAATGGAATCTATGAATTTGAAGATTTTATCGACAGATTTTATAACTGATTGCCATTTCAGATAATTTTTCGCTAATAAGCAGTAACTAAGATTTGTACGATTAAACCGATTTGCTACTTTTGATGCGACTAACAACTACCTGTAATTTTGAAAGATAACGCAAATCGAAAATATTGGCAGCAAGTTTGGGATAAGTTTAAAGCTGGCGACCGGTATGCTTTTGAGACCATTTACAACGAATTTGTTGATTCTTTGTATGCCTATGGTTCAAAAATAACGTCGAATAAATATTAGAGAACCTGTTTAAGCAGATGTAGTACGTGTGTACAAGGACTATTTTAGAACTATGTAAAATGGGGTATACGAATTTGAACAAAACTCGGATGGCGAAAGCTGCTTTTATTTTGACGATGATTTGATCATTGACAAAGCAAAAAACTGGAATCCGTTTAGGAAAGTGGAAAAAGTTGCATTGCGAAAGGGATGGCATGCCTTTTCGTTAGTGTACAAAGCAAGTGAAAATCCTCGTACTATTGAATTGAACTATGCGGTTCAAGGCGAAAGAAAGGAGGCCTTGTATGAGGCCATAATGGGGAAATAAGATAAAAAAAGGTTAATATGATAATTTATAGAACGATGAAGTACCTAACCCTAATTATTATTTGTAGTTTACTGTTTGCATGTTCAGTTAAAAAAACTGGAGAAACCCGGCCTAATATTGTGTTTATAATGAGCGACGACCATGCCTATCAGGCCATAAGTGCCTATGGACATGGCTTAAACCATACACACAATATCGATCGAATTGCGGAAGAAGGGGCTATTTTTACCAAAGGTTATGTAACCAACTCGATTTGTGCACCCAGCCGTGCGGTAATGCTAACCGGCAAGCACAGTTTTGTTAACGGAAAAGTGGATAACCTGCAGGCTTTTGACTGGAGCCAGGATAACGTAGCCAAACAGTTACAAAAAGCAGGCTATCAAACCGCTATGATTGGCAAAATCCATATCGATGGTTTGCCGCAGGGATTTGATTATTCAAACGTATTGCCGGGGCAAGGACAATATTACAACCCCGATTTTATTGAAAACGGCGTTAAAAAGCAATACCACGGTTATTGTACACAAATTACTACCGATATTGCTTTAGACTGGTTAAAAAACAAACGTGATAAAAACAAGCCTTTTCTGATGCTTTATCACCAAAAGGCGCCACACCGTAGCTGGATGCCAGAGAAAAAATACCTCGATTTGTTTGAGGATTCTACCTTTACACCGCCTGCCAATTTTTTCGATAATTTTGAAAACCGCCCCGTTGCTGCCGAACACGAAATGGGGATTTGGGAACACATGGATTTGGTTTACGACCTTAAAATGCTGGACGATGAAGGTGAAATAAAGACCCTGTACCGTGGAATGGGACAAAGACTGTACGACCGTATGGATGATGAGCAGCGCGCAGCCTGGGATGCACATTATAAGCCTATAATAGCAGATTTTAAACAACAAAAGCCCGAAGGAAAAGCCCTGGCTTTGTGGAAATTCAATCGATACATGAAAGATTACCTCGCCACTATTCAATCGGTTGACGATGGTGTTGGGCAGGTACTCGACTACCTCGATGAAGAGGGCCTGGCCGAAAATACGATTGTAATTTATACCTCCGATCAGGGATTTTACCTGGGCGAACATGGTTGGTTCGATAAACGTTTTATGTACGAAGAGTCGTTTCGTACGCCCATTTTAATGCGTTACCCAAATGAAATAAAACCGGGAACCGTTGTTGATGGTCTTGTGCAAAATCTCGATTTTGCACCAACATTTCTGGATTATGCAGAAACCGCAATTCCTGAAGATATTCAGGGCGAATCATTCAGGAGCTTGGCACAAGGAAAGACCGAAAACTGGCGCGATGCCATTTATTATACCTATTACGAGTTCCCTGGTGAACATCATGTGCAACGCCATTACGGAGTACGTACCGACCGCTATAAACTCATTCATTTCTATTATGATTCGGATACCTGGGAATTATACGATTTGGAAAAGGACCCAACAGAAATGAACAATTTATATAATGAACCAGAGTATGCCGAAGTGCAAAAACATATGCACGCAAAACTACTTGAAGTTCGGAAAAAGTACGGTGACAGTGATGAGATAGATCAAAAAAACTTACAACGATATCTGGATAAGAAAGGAATTTAAAAAATTAATTCCTTTTAAAAATACAGACACAAATTAGAAAGGAAGAGATAAGCAAACGCATTTAATTTGTTTATCTCTTTTTTTGCTATTTTAAAAAGCGCGTATCTAGAAATTCCTGAAAAAGCTCTTTATACTGTTCGCTTATGGGAATGTAGTCTTTACCAAAAATAATGCGGTTACGCTCGATAGTTGAAATTTTATTGAGGTTAACAATAAACGAGCGATGTACACGCATAAAATCTGACTTAGGTAAAAAGTCTTCCATTTTCTTCATGCCCATTAATGCCATTATCGGCTTCTGGTTGTCGAGGTGAATTCGCACATAGTCACGCATACTTTCAATATAGGTAATGTCGTTAAAATCAATACGTACAATTTTATATTCCGATTTTATAAACAGGTATCGGTCGTTTTTTTCAACAGTTTCAGTCACTTCTTTTTTTGAGAAGAAACGTTCTTTTGTTTTGGTAACAGCCTTTAAAAAATCGGGGTAGCCAATGGGTTTTACCAGGTAATCGGCAGCATCCAGCTGAAAGCCTTCGTAGCCATATTCGCGATAGGCAGTGGTAAAAATAACCTTTGCCGGGGTTGATATCGATTTTACAAAATCGAGCCCGGTAAGATCGGGCATATTAATATCAACAAACATCAAATCAATTTCATTTTTCTGAAGAAAATTCATTGCTTTAAGCGCACTGTTAAATTTTCCAGCCAATTCCAAAAAGGGGGTCTTTTCAATATAGCTTTCTATTTGTCGTAAAGCTAAGGGTTCGTCGTCGATGGCAATACAGCGTATCATAATGGTAGTTTTAAGCTAACGGAGAATACTTTATTGTCGGGCTGATTAATGTTCAGTTCGTAATTAGTGGTATAAATTAAGGCCAGTCGTTTGCGGGCGTTTTCTAATCCAATGCCTGAGTTTGCATTTTTTTCTTGTTTCGAATGATTGGAGTTTTTCAGCTCGAAATACAAATGATCTTTTTTAAACACGTATTTTATGTGTATAAACGAGGGTTCTTCGTAGCTAACACCGTGTTTGAATGCATTTTCGATAAACGATATGGTTAACAAGGGGGGGATTGCTATTTCCGGTAATTTTTCAGGTATTTCAACGTTTATATCAACCTCTTCCGAAAAACGCAATTTCATTAATTCCACATAACTCTTTACAAAATCAATCTCTTTTTGAATTGAAATCTTGTCGGTTTGCGATTCATACAGCATGTAGGCCATCATATTCGATAGACGGATAATTGCCTCTTTTGCCTCTTCTGTGTTAATATCAACCAGTGCATGAATATTATTTAAAGTATTCATGAAAAAATGAGGGCTTACCTGGTTTTGAAGAAAGGCCATTTTGTTTTCCACATTTTCTTTTTCGAGTATAATTTTGTTTTGCTCGGCCTGTAGCCATTTGCCCGCAAACGAAAGCCCTGCATCGAATCCAATCATTAAGATGCTAATTATTAAAAGGTTTCCAGATGGGGGAATAAATTCTCTGGGGCCTTTCCCATGAGGTGGAGGTCCGAGTGGACCTTCGCCAGGAGGCCTCATTGCTTGCATGGCATCGGCTGGTGGAGCGTCGGTGTTTCCAAAAAAATAAGATACCAATACGAGTAGCACCAGTATGCAAAAGACAGAAACAAAATATAGTATTCGTCTTCCTTTTAAAAATTGAGGAAATAGGAGGTAATGGTTTATCAGAAAAACAACAAAAACAAATCCATACTCTGTCCATATTTTTGAAATGTGTTCCCATGCTATTCCGTTGGATGTGTCGCCAGCTAACAAAGGAATGGCAAATATTAGCAGCCAGATAAAAAGCATTATCTGAAATTGTACTCTGCTAAAATTAGTATTGGGTTTTAAGGTCGTTCTCATATGCTTGTAAATGTAAAGTTTTTCTATACGCTTTCAATTTAATTTGTGAATATAGATTAGAATGAGCCAATCATAAAGGATAACTTTTTAGTGCACCTAATACTCTACAGTTTCTATAAACAATATCCTTATTTTATTCATCCGTGTTTTTAACAATTCTAAATTTGAATATTCAAAAAAAGTTGATGAAATAGTCATTGAAAAAAAGTCTCGACAGAACAGGTAATTTTATCGACAAACCAAACCTGGTGATTTCTATTTTTTTGTGAATTAGTCTCGATTTCATAAAAAAAGGGAGAACTCTGCCTCCCTGTTTTCTGAACTAACTAAACCTAATCTATGAAAAAAAAATGTTTCTGCTTTCTGTTGTGTTTTTGTTTTCATTTCAAAGTAAGCGATAATTGGTGTGCCCGGCATAACTGAATCGATGAAATGAGCTATTTTATCGGTGGAACAGGTAATTTTACAATCCCTTTAAATACTCTTTTGGGGTTTTTCCGTGGATTTTTTTAAAACACTTGCTAAAATAAGAATGGCTGTTGAATCCAACTTTAAACGCCACTTCATCAACATTAAAGTTTTGCGATGCCAGTAAAGCAGTAGCTTTTTTTATCCGTACCATATTTACATATTCTGATGCAGAATGGTTGGAAATTTGTTTCAATTTCCGGTGCAACTGGCTGCGGCTTAGGCCCATTTCTGAAGCTAATATATCTACAGTGAAGTTTTCGTTTACAAGATTTTCTTCAATAATGACATTAATTTTATTCAGGAAATAGTTGTCGAGGCTACCCACATCAATGGACTGCTTGCTTATAAATCGTTTGGCGTAGCTTTCCTGAAGCCGTTTGCGTTGATTGAGCAGGTTGCTTATCCGGGCTAAAAGTACTTGTTCTTCAAAGGGTTTTGAGATATAGGCATCGGCACCTTTGTCGAGCCCAATGGAGGTATTTTCTGCCGATGATAATGCGGTTAACAGAATAACCGGTATATGGCTGGTTTCAATCTGAGATTTTAGGGTTTGGCAAAACTCAAAGCCATCCATTTTGGGCATCATTACATCTGAAATAACCAGGTCGATGTTATTCGATTTCAGCATTGCCAGACCATCTTGCCCGTTTTCGGCAAAAAGTACCTTGTAAAAATTAGTTAACAGGCCAACAATGTATTCGCGCAAGTCTTTGTTGTCTTCCACCACCAAAACAGTAGTGTTGCTGTTGGCTTCAGGTACTTGCTGTGCAGTGTTCTCGTTAGCCTCCCACGATTCAATATTCTTAACTTCCTCGTGACTTTGGTACATAATTTTTTGGGCTTTTTGTTTGGTGGGCAATTTTACCGCAAAACGAGTGCCTTTTCCAACCGTGCTTTGAACAATTATAGTACCGCGGTGCATCAGGGTAAAATCTTTACAAAGGTTTAATCCAATTCCGGTGCTGTTTTCTTTCGAGCTATTATTTTTTCCGTGTTCAAAACGTTCAAAAACTTTAGGTAAATCATCTCCACTAATGCCTTGTCCGCTGTCCAGAACGGCAATTTCAACAAAATCTTCTTTTTCCAACTCACCAAAACTCAGTTGGTTTGAAAAGAAACTCTGCCTGTCTGATGAATTTGTGGCAATACTCACCGTTATATTTCCGTTGGTTGGCGTGTATTTAAATGCATTAGATAGCAGGTTGAATATTATTTTATCCAGCTTTTCTTCGTCCACTTCAATTATTTGGGAGCTGGTGGAATAGTTAAACGAAAATGTAATATTTTTTGCGCGTGCCTCTTCCGAAAAATTCAAGACCCGATCGTTAATGAATTGAACCAGATTAGTTTGACTGATGCTGAGTTTTTCCAAACCCTTTTCGGCTTTGCGTAAATCCATTATTTGGTTGATGAGCTGCAACAGTCTATTGGTATTTCGTTTAACGGTATCAAGTTGTTTGTGCTGTACATCGGTTAAATTGGATGCAGTTAACAGTTGTTTAACCGGGCCGTTAATTAAGGTAAGCGGTGTTCTGAATTCATGCGAAATATTGGTGAAGAATTTCAGCTTCATTTCGTTTAACTGCTCTTCTTGCTCGTGTTCCATCTTTTCAATCAGCAAGTCCTTTTTTAATTTCGATCGCTCTCTGAAAAAGCGGATGATAAGCACAATAATAACCAGTGTAACCAGTAAATAAAAACTTAGGGCATATTTTGATTTGTACCAAAATTCCTGAATAACAATGGTAATGCTGGCTGGTTCTTCATTCCATATTCCATCGTTGTTACTGGCTTTAACTTCAAAACGATATTCGCCAGCCGGAAGATTAACAAAACTGGCCGTGCCTTTATTGTTGTTTTGCACCCAGTTATTAATGTAATTGCTTAGCCGGTAGGTAAATTCATTTTTATCGGGTAACAGGTAATTGTCGGCTGAAAAAGTAAAACTCAGGTTCGTTTCTTCGGGGGCTAAAATAATTCTTTCGTACTGGTTAACACCGTTTTGCACCGGAACAATGCTACGGTTATTTACAATAATTTTTGTTAGCAGCACATTGGGGGGGCGTTGGTTGGTTTGTATGGGTTTCGGCTCAAGCTGGCTAAAACCATTGGTTCCGCCAAAATAAAGATTACCCTGGCGGTCTTTAAAAATAGCATTGGGATTAAACAAGTTGCCCTGGATACCATCGTTTAGCACAAACCTTCGCGACGAATTATTTTCGGTATTGTACAGGATCAAACCATCGTTACTCGTTATCCAGATGTTGCTAAACGAGTCTTCAATAATACCATAAACATCTTTATTTTTCAGCAAATCGTTGGCGGTAAAAATATGTACCGAATCCAATTGCGGATCGTAAATGTTTACACCATTTCCTCCGGTACCCATCCAGATTTTACCATCGCTAAGTTCGGTGATAAAATAAAAACTCTGGCTGCTGGTTTTATGTTTGCTGTTTTGGTGAATATTGAAGAGAGTGCTTTTGCCGCTAGGCAGATGAATGCGGGTAACTCCTTCAAGCGTACCAACCCATAAATTTTTGTTTGAATCTTCTGTCAGGGCTCTGCAGTTGTTGTTAAGCAATTGTGCAAAGGGCTCTTTTTCGGAAGAGAAACTGATTTCTCCGGTGCTGAAATGATAAAAATTAATACCGCCCAAATTGGTGCCTATCCAAACTCCGGAGTCCGATTCACAAAGCGAGTAAACTTCGTGCGATGCCACATGTTTGCCATCGTTGGTGCCAGCCGGAAAATGAAGAAAGCCTGCCCGGTTTGCAGGGCGGTAAAACAAGCCGTTAAAAGCCGAACCTATCCATAATCCTCCATGCCTGTCAACCAGCATGGTTTTAATATCAATAATTCCTTTTTGCTTCCGTATCTGGATAGGGGAGAACGTTGATGTTTCCGAATCAAATAAATTTAATCCAAAAAGTTCGGTTCCCACAAAAAGTCTCCCATCGGTGCTTTGGGCAAAAGAGCTAACCATATTGTCAGAAATTGAGCCCGGTTCGTTCGAATGGCGGTAGTTGTTAAATTTATTATCAGAGTGGTGCATGTATGCTACGCCTCCCGACCATGTTCCTATCCAAATACCTCCCTGTTTATCTTCGTAAATATCAAAAATAGAATTGTGCGGAAGCCCTTCGTATTTATTGTGATCATAGTGTATCAGTTCTTTTCCAATGCTTTTAAACAGGCCCAGGTACGAGCCAATCCACACCTGGCCTTTGGTGTCGCGCCATATTTTCCGTATACTGGCATCGCAGATATTGTATTCCGGATTTTTTGTATAAGAGTAATGGTGTTCAAGCTTGCCGTTAAAGTTATACATGCGGGCACCATGTTCCTGGTAGCCCACCCAAATATTTTCGGTACTTGTGCTTATGGTACGCACAGTAGATCCGGGACCAATAATCAGTTTCTCCACCTTTTCTTCTTCGCTGTTAACCTGGTATACGGAACCATCCAGCGTACCAAGCCACAAACGGTTTGTTTCGTCGTTGTAAATAATTCGCGGAATATTCTCTAAACCCGTAGTAATTCGAATCATTTTGTTGCTTGCCTGGTTGAGGTAGCCTAAAAAGTGCTCGTCAACAATCCACAACCTACCTTGCCCGTCAAACTGAATGGAATAAAGGTGTGTGTTGGTTTGCGAACCGTTTTCGTAGGAGTAGTGAATCTGCTCAAATTCCTGGGTAACGTGATTGAATTTACAAAGGCCTTTTGAGGTACTTGCCCAAATATTGTTGTTTTTATCAATGGCAATTTCGGTAACGGTATTGCTGGGGAGGCCATCTGAAGCCTCCGGATGATAGGTGTAGCGTACAATCTCCTTCGAGTCGTAACGTAATACTCCGTCAAAACCACCCATCCAAATGTAACCGTATTTATCCTGGTTAAACGAGTGTATGGCCTGAAAACTAAAACCACCCGGAGGTGATACGCGACGAAATCGGAGGTCGTCGGTGTTTTGCGAAAAAGCGATATGCTGGAGGAGAACAAATACAATGCTTATTATAAATTTATCTTTCATGCTAACGCTCTAAAACATTTTTGTAAGAATTACTTTTCCGGGTATTTTATTTGCCTTGCTCTCGTCAATCTACAAAAAACAGCTATGCTTTGTAAACTACAAAAACAGCATTAATTTTTATCAAAGCTTCTTTATGGTGAATGCTCCTTCAATTACGATTCAAAAATAAGAAAGGCTTTCAATTTTAACTAGTACGCATGTTGCATGCTTGCAACATGCTTTCGAGTAGGAGACAAAAATACCAGAAAATGCAACAATAGCACTAATTCTGCAGCATCCTGTGCCGCTATTTTTGAAAAACAATTTTGAAAACAAATTACGGGTATTAAAAATAATATCCACATTAAAAGTTAAAACTGAATCAATAAAAAATGAATAGCAAGGTTTTTATACAATGCATAATTTGGTTAGATAGTTAGTTAGTTTAGTTGTGTTAGGCTCCTTCTTCTGAGAATTGAAGAAGGAGCCTTCAAGTTAAAATCCTTGCTTTTTCAAATAAGAATAACAAACCTTTTTTATGAAAAAAATTATTACAATCAGTCTTTGTTTTATTCTTTTTGCGTGCAGCAATCAACATCCCGAAACAATTGATGACATTGTTAAACATTCGGAGAAACAGTTTGAATATGCCTTGAAAAAAATTAAACCCCTGCAAACCGGGGAGAAAATTTTTCCACGTACGCTTGAGGAAGAGGAAATAAAACTGGTAGCAACCAAAGACTGGACCAGTGGCTTTTTCCCCGGAACGCTTTGGATGATGTATGAGCTTACCGGAAAAGATAAATGGAAAGCGCACGCACTGGATTATACCTTACCCCTTGAGGTAGAGCAATGGAATGCCAACGACCACGACATTGGTTTTAAAATGTATTGCAGTTATGGCTGGGCTATAAAATACCTCGACAATCCCGAATTCAAAGAAATTCTGATTCAATCGGCAAAAACACTTTCAACCCGCTATAACCCGGTTGTTGGGTGCATTCGCTCGTGGAACAGTAACCCCAAAACAGCCCATTGGAAATACCCGGTTATAATAGATAATATGATGAACCTGGAATTGCTGATGTGGGCAGCCAAAGAAACCGGTAACGAAAGTTTTAAAGAAATAGCAGTAAAACACGCTCAAACCACAGCGGCCAATCATTTCAGAGATGATTATTCGTGTTACCATGTTATTGACTACGACCCGGAAACTGGAGAGGTATTAAACAAAAATACCCATCAGGGGGCAGCAGACGATAGCGACTGGGCGCGCGGACAAGCCTGGGCAGTTTATGGCTTTACCATGATGTACCGCGAAACCGGAATGGAAGAATTTCTTACACAGGCAAAACATATTGCCGACTACCTGCTTACCGTCGACGGTTTAAAAGATGGTAAAATTCCGTACTGGGATTTTAAAGCGCCAAATATTCCCAACGAA
Above is a genomic segment from uncultured Draconibacterium sp. containing:
- a CDS encoding two-component regulator propeller domain-containing protein, translated to MKDKFIISIVFVLLQHIAFSQNTDDLRFRRVSPPGGFSFQAIHSFNQDKYGYIWMGGFDGVLRYDSKEIVRYTYHPEASDGLPSNTVTEIAIDKNNNIWASTSKGLCKFNHVTQEFEQIHYSYENGSQTNTHLYSIQFDGQGRLWIVDEHFLGYLNQASNKMIRITTGLENIPRIIYNDETNRLWLGTLDGSVYQVNSEEEKVEKLIIGPGSTVRTISTSTENIWVGYQEHGARMYNFNGKLEHHYSYTKNPEYNICDASIRKIWRDTKGQVWIGSYLGLFKSIGKELIHYDHNKYEGLPHNSIFDIYEDKQGGIWIGTWSGGVAYMHHSDNKFNNYRHSNEPGSISDNMVSSFAQSTDGRLFVGTELFGLNLFDSETSTFSPIQIRKQKGIIDIKTMLVDRHGGLWIGSAFNGLFYRPANRAGFLHFPAGTNDGKHVASHEVYSLCESDSGVWIGTNLGGINFYHFSTGEISFSSEKEPFAQLLNNNCRALTEDSNKNLWVGTLEGVTRIHLPSGKSTLFNIHQNSKHKTSSQSFYFITELSDGKIWMGTGGNGVNIYDPQLDSVHIFTANDLLKNKDVYGIIEDSFSNIWITSNDGLILYNTENNSSRRFVLNDGIQGNLFNPNAIFKDRQGNLYFGGTNGFSQLEPKPIQTNQRPPNVLLTKIIVNNRSIVPVQNGVNQYERIILAPEETNLSFTFSADNYLLPDKNEFTYRLSNYINNWVQNNNKGTASFVNLPAGEYRFEVKASNNDGIWNEEPASITIVIQEFWYKSKYALSFYLLVTLVIIVLIIRFFRERSKLKKDLLIEKMEHEQEEQLNEMKLKFFTNISHEFRTPLTLINGPVKQLLTASNLTDVQHKQLDTVKRNTNRLLQLINQIMDLRKAEKGLEKLSISQTNLVQFINDRVLNFSEEARAKNITFSFNYSTSSQIIEVDEEKLDKIIFNLLSNAFKYTPTNGNITVSIATNSSDRQSFFSNQLSFGELEKEDFVEIAVLDSGQGISGDDLPKVFERFEHGKNNSSKENSTGIGLNLCKDFTLMHRGTIIVQSTVGKGTRFAVKLPTKQKAQKIMYQSHEEVKNIESWEANENTAQQVPEANSNTTVLVVEDNKDLREYIVGLLTNFYKVLFAENGQDGLAMLKSNNIDLVISDVMMPKMDGFEFCQTLKSQIETSHIPVILLTALSSAENTSIGLDKGADAYISKPFEEQVLLARISNLLNQRKRLQESYAKRFISKQSIDVGSLDNYFLNKINVIIEENLVNENFTVDILASEMGLSRSQLHRKLKQISNHSASEYVNMVRIKKATALLASQNFNVDEVAFKVGFNSHSYFSKCFKKIHGKTPKEYLKGL
- a CDS encoding glycoside hydrolase family 88 protein, producing MKKIITISLCFILFACSNQHPETIDDIVKHSEKQFEYALKKIKPLQTGEKIFPRTLEEEEIKLVATKDWTSGFFPGTLWMMYELTGKDKWKAHALDYTLPLEVEQWNANDHDIGFKMYCSYGWAIKYLDNPEFKEILIQSAKTLSTRYNPVVGCIRSWNSNPKTAHWKYPVIIDNMMNLELLMWAAKETGNESFKEIAVKHAQTTAANHFRDDYSCYHVIDYDPETGEVLNKNTHQGAADDSDWARGQAWAVYGFTMMYRETGMEEFLTQAKHIADYLLTVDGLKDGKIPYWDFKAPNIPNEPYDASAAAVISSALFELYEFASNEIYLSTAQKLLETLGTPQFLAQTGENGGFLLTHSTGSKPYKSEIDVPLNYADYYFLESIIKSKRYEENQNLALSKE